From the genome of Halomonas sp. I5-271120, one region includes:
- a CDS encoding AarF/ABC1/UbiB kinase family protein, with the protein MRERGRTRRLLGLGARTGGAMLKIRLGGEADWRSLGEALFEGLSELKGPAMKLAQVMSQWDDLLPQELADELARLQRQAQPMPWAKIRTTLEAEYGDLDARFAQIEERPFASASMGQVHLATTLDGETLVLKVQYPGLVDVLESDLSQVRRMMRLGRWFKVPQARLDALFEELAESLRGELDYRAEAAALSRYRQRYAQNDDVVIPAPIEALCTSRVLAMSYVPGMPLREMDQANDALRQAVAVRLADWMTDELFTFGELHADPHAGNFAADAEGRLIIYDLGAVIAVPEARLRQMLRLLEATLEEDPMAMDAALLEMGGRQGEGAPLSLYRDSAAAVAPLFAPGEQDLGDVRVHRRLRELSPRVWAAMDRLQPPADTLLLSRTLNGHYWNLVRLQARLDMAGRARPLLEWARQD; encoded by the coding sequence TGAACGCGGCAGAACGCGACGGCTGCTGGGACTGGGGGCAAGAACCGGCGGCGCAATGCTCAAGATCCGCCTGGGGGGCGAAGCCGACTGGCGCTCGTTGGGCGAGGCGCTGTTCGAAGGGCTCTCGGAACTCAAGGGGCCGGCCATGAAGCTCGCCCAGGTCATGTCGCAGTGGGATGACCTGCTGCCGCAGGAGCTTGCCGACGAGCTCGCCCGGCTGCAGCGCCAGGCACAGCCGATGCCCTGGGCGAAGATCCGCACCACCCTCGAGGCCGAATACGGCGATCTCGACGCGCGTTTCGCACAGATCGAGGAGCGCCCCTTTGCCAGCGCCTCCATGGGTCAGGTACATCTCGCCACGACTCTCGATGGCGAGACCCTGGTGCTCAAGGTGCAGTATCCGGGACTTGTCGATGTCCTGGAGAGCGATCTTTCCCAGGTGCGCCGGATGATGCGGCTGGGACGTTGGTTCAAGGTGCCCCAGGCGCGCCTGGATGCGCTCTTCGAGGAACTCGCCGAGAGCCTGCGCGGTGAGCTCGACTACCGGGCCGAGGCTGCAGCCCTGTCGCGCTATCGGCAGCGCTACGCGCAAAACGATGATGTCGTCATCCCGGCGCCGATCGAGGCGCTGTGCACCTCTCGGGTGCTGGCCATGTCATACGTGCCGGGCATGCCGCTGCGTGAGATGGATCAGGCGAATGATGCCCTGCGCCAGGCCGTGGCGGTTCGCCTCGCCGACTGGATGACCGATGAGCTCTTTACCTTCGGTGAGCTGCATGCCGACCCGCATGCCGGCAACTTTGCCGCCGACGCCGAGGGGCGCTTGATCATCTATGATCTTGGCGCAGTGATTGCGGTGCCCGAGGCGCGGCTGCGGCAGATGCTCAGGCTGCTCGAGGCCACCCTGGAGGAAGACCCCATGGCCATGGATGCGGCTCTGCTGGAGATGGGCGGGCGTCAGGGCGAAGGGGCGCCGCTGAGTCTGTACCGTGACAGCGCCGCGGCCGTCGCGCCGCTGTTCGCGCCCGGCGAGCAGGATCTTGGCGATGTGCGGGTGCACCGGCGCCTCCGCGAGCTGAGCCCGCGAGTGTGGGCGGCGATGGATCGCCTGCAGCCGCCGGCGGATACGTTGCTGCTGTCACGTACGCTCAACGGCCACTATTGGAACCTGGTGCGCCTGCAGGCCCGGCTGGACATGGCCGGGCGGGCTCGGCCGCTGCTTGAGTGGGCACGGCAGGATTGA